The Spea bombifrons isolate aSpeBom1 chromosome 4, aSpeBom1.2.pri, whole genome shotgun sequence genome segment cgctgaattcttgctctgTTTTATGCACTTATTGGTGATTTTATTCTATCAGCAACCTAGGAATtgtgctcccctttctgtatatattttttaacctctGCAATATAGGACGCCAAACAGAACTCATTCTCATATGCTATGGAAATATAACTCAGAGcactaacaaaaaacaaaatatatacatatacatacacactttgATAGGTTGCACAATTCCAGGTAGAACAAAACTGTAATCTGAAGGAACCGCCTCTCCCCGCAGCAACCAACAAGTCTTATTTTAACCGAGCTTTTCATCAAACTTGTCTTGTAACCTGTTCAATTAGCACATAGTTTTGCTGTGACTTGTATTTGCCCGATGAATGTTGGCAGAAGATCTCCAAATGCCAGGAGGCACGTAAAGTTTGTGGAATGCGTCCATACAATGACTTCGCTTTACAATGCAAAAGATTCCATTGTCTGGTGCtatgcagaaaaaagaaaacccagTATAAAAGGAAAAGGGACACTTTGCCACCGAGCAGGCAATCTGTGATGTCTTGTGCCGACGGCAGgttgtatttatacattatatatatatatatataatgttcagTCTCAAGGGCATGAAATTAGCAGCCTGTGTATAAAGAATACTAATATCACCATTTACAGGGACAGAAATTATGCAAAGGAAGTAAAAGGTAATTCTTCATAATATACAGGCTGGTCCCGTGCAATATACCCGAGCAAAACAGCCACTGAGAGGAACGTCGGCATCACTTaacggaccccccccccaatcacaGAGATCTgacaaatgtatgtatttcttTGTGGGCTTAAGCAGAAATGTTCCGATTCTAGGGCCATcctttacataataaaaaaggcAGGATAGTAGCCGGCTACTCGCAGTCATTTCAGGGGCTTACGGCACAGGCATGTTTTGATCCTGCCACACAACCATCTGGACTGATTCACTTTTGTTCTTGACGTTTAATCCTTTGCGTGTgagcatttatatttaaaacagaCGCGGAGAGttttaaaaagcatataaaatCAGCGCTCCAACTATTTACATAAAGAACTGAGGTCTGCTAGACGCATCTATAGGCATCAAACTGTAGTATGATCACAACATGCAGCTGCACTCAATCATTCCCTTTGGGTTTTCAGGGAAGGAAAGTTCAAACTGTCCAGAGAAAAGGCTTCTTTACAATAAGTGCAGtgaaggtatggaattcactacaGCGAGAGGGGGGCACTGTCACATATATAATGCAAGAGGACAGGTTACTGCAGAGAGTTATAAAGAATAATACAGATACAGAGTAGGTCTAAGGAGAAATCTGACGCAAAAGGATcaacatttttcctttatttttttgatcattagcagctaaagggttaaagttTTCTTCATCCTTCCATTCCCAGCACATTTAGAACAAAGTGAAGCCCATGTGGATACCACAATAATCATCAATCACATAAGACCATGTCTCCAACGAATATAAATCAGCATGCAGCTCTTAACACCAGAGCAAGCACAGAAGAGTAGAGCGTAACCACAAGTTTAGTAAACCGCAGCAAATTCAAAGTAGGGACTGTAAGGGAAATTTGGGTGAATCGGCTAATATCGTAAATGGATATAAGAGACAAGCAGAGATAAGTATAGTTATCTTTGTTTGCATCTGTCATGCACGTTGTCCCTGTTGAATGTATGAGGCATTAAAACACACATATCCGATAGCAGGTGTACAATTAATCACAGCGGTCTGACCAGCCAAGCCAGAGGCATAGCAGGACTTAGCGGCAATTATCTCTCCCCAGTGTCAGCTTGCAGCCACTCCTATACAGCTGAAATGTCATCCCACCAACTACTCATCAGATCACTACTCAAGATTTAAAGAGAAACAGcttttcatgaaaaacaatgTATGACGATTATTTAGTAAACCAGACCCACTAAGAACAAGCCCGGCCGTTTCCACAAAGATCATTTAAATCAGAACTGCTGCTTACAGACCGGCCGGACACAATGTTTGCGCTAGTGGACATGAATGCAGCACTAATGGTGTGATGGCATTATTCCATCGCTTATAATCCTTACATTACAATATTCTATTGTAGTGGGCTATACTAAGGCTACCTTGGTTAGTTATAATCAGACTTACATTTCTATATGATATCCGTGCCTGTAAATGACTGATCTGCTCCACATCCTCTAGTTTGCTCTAAAAGAAACAGAAGGAAGAGTGTTCTTACCTGAGGCCATGTCTGTGTCAGATACACTGGGGCAGGCAATCTCTTCCATGTTCACAGATAAATCCAGTCCAGAATCTTCCTCCTTAAGTGAACAAGTAGGGTCACTAGGGTCCTGTACATCATTACATTTATCCTGCAGCGTATCAGACTGCAAAACAGACTGGGGAGACTCGCTAACTAATAATCCAGGATCAGTAACCAATCCATCCTCCACACCAGGTGTACTACTAGGACCTTTGAGTAAGCTCACTGTAGAAACCTCTTCATTATGTGAAAGCTGCTCCACTGAATCCACTTTTTGCTTGATGGCGTCCGGCTCCTCTTCATCCGACTCTGCTGTCTTCTCTGAATTAATAGAGTCAGAGGAGACTTCACTGTCACTGCATGTTGATGCGGTATCAGAACTGGAGTCTCCGTTCTGTAAAGATTCCTCTGCTATTGGATGAAGTGATGCTCGGGAGAGCTTCAAGATTTCAGGATCCTCCTCGTCTGTGTCATCCTCCACTACAGAATCCTTGACAACCTCTTCTGGCTCCTCCTTTTCGCAAGTAAGAAGACATGGTGGCTCTAGAGCTGAGAGGTCATTTGGTGGAATTGCCTGCGCCATTTCCGCTTCGTTCTCAACCATGCTTTCCGCTGAACATTCCTCTAATGCCCTCTTGGACTCATTTGTTTGGAGATTATTACCGTTTAGTGGCTTCAGCTCACCTTCTTCAGAAGAACCGGTACAACCTTCTTTAGTCTGCGGCTTCTGTTCCACCTTATCAGACCCAGTTACTTCACTTTGACTAAAAAGAGGCAAACTGAAAAGGTCATCTTGAGCTCTTTGGGTATCCGGTTCACTGTAGATCATATAAAGCACCCCATTCTTTTGATCTTGTTCACAGTCAATAAGTTGCTCCTGGTCAATGTTTGCCTGACAGGTTGTAGTCACAGCAGCCTCCTGCATTTCAGTGCTTGCATGTTTGTATACTGAATGCTCGGTAACGACTTCCTGGTTTTGCAGACagtcattattattaaacagcGAGGGAGTGTCCATGTCTCTACTTAACACTCCTTCAGCACACACACTCAATTCACTATGCAGTGGGGCAGCCTGCCCAGCAGGTGGAAGCTTGACATTTTCAACACAAGTTAACATTTGCTCCTTCTCTGTAAGAACAGGTGATGTAGTCATTTCCAGCTCTGTTATAATCCCCTGCAGTAAATCTGCTACAAAAGACTCGATACTAGGATTAGTAAGAGATTGGTTTGGTTCATCAGCAGCTGAGTTTATGTTTTCGTCCTTGCATTCTGTCAGTAGGCAAGTATCGGGACTCTGGAACGTTAGGGAAGAACTTTCTTCAAGAAGTTTGTTGTGACAGAGATCTGCTTCCTGGCTTTGTGCTTTTTCTGATAAACTTCTACCTGAAAGTTCTGCGCTTTTAATGCTTTCTCCAAATTCTGAAAGAGGAGTCTCAGCTTTAATATCCAGGTTGTGAGAATCCATAGGTTTAAGAACTTTATCTATTTCCGTTTCTAAAATATTCTGTTGTTGATCACTCTCAGGCAGGTCCAAAGTATCTAActgattttgaaaaatatttgttttctcatCGGTTTGCCCTGTTATTGAAGCCATGCATGTATTTGAGGCCTCCACGACTGAAGGTTCCAAAACTGGGGTTGGCGTGGAAGTACTTTCTTGAGGAAAATGCAATCCATTTTTAACCATGATTACATCAGGAAGTTCAGGTTCATTGATGAgaataatacttttatttaaaatatccaAACAGTTGTCTAGTGGCTTTTCATTGTTACCTTCTATCCCGTTAGGTGTATCAAGGCCGACTAGTCCATTCTCTGTCGTGGGATCTCTTTGCTCCGGGTCCAATGTGTGACATTGTTGCAGTGCATGAACACTCATCTCCTGGTCAGAGCTCACATCAGTGATATCTACAGAATTATTTAGTGAACAAGTAGGTAGGTTCAGAAGTGGTTCAGTCTCGCTGGTTTCCTGGTCGCTACTCTCTGTATAACTCTGTGCCTCTTCAGCGCTGGTACAGTAGCCAGACACAGCCTGTCCCATATTTGCACTTGAGTTGTTTGTAAGATCGCTGGCTTGGTTTCTAGCTTCCTTAGCCGATGCATTTACAGACGCTGTCTCTTCAGTGGTTATCATTTCCTGACTAGTGCTATCTCTCTCACACAGGCCTTCTTGGTCCAAAACAATTCCAGGTGATGTCATTCCAGTTTCCTCATTTCGATTCTGACCCGACAGAAGGCTTTCAACAGTGTGTAGATCGCTGGACAAGCTCTGTATATAGTCGCTGGTTGCCGATACATTTTCTGACTCCACAATAGGCGCAGACCCCACCTCTTCCTCTTTAGCttctatatctttatttttactttcaaaGGAAAACACTGCAACTTCCTCACCCACAGTTTCCATAGTATTGTCCAATTCAACAAAGCTctcttcttttttacttttttccgcATCTGCCAAGGGCAGGTCTGGGCTGTCCGTATTTTTAGCATCACTGAGTACGGTTTTTCCTGGACTGAGTGTCTTATCAACAGGACAGTTCTGTAGGCCATCATGGAAGTGGCATAAATCAGTGGTTTGTTCCAAAGCCGTCTCCTGTTCTGCTCTTACACGGTTGCCCTAAAACCCACAGAAAAGAAGGTTATTAATTCAATGCACTTTAACAAGAGGACAAAAGTGAATCACTGCCAGTACAGTAGAACTGTTGCCCAGATAACAGCACTAGTTCCCATCTATTTCTCAGATACAACAGCCCCAAAATTATAAGAGTTATTTTACAACAAGTGGAAAGGCTTAGATTAGGAAAGCCTGCAATACTGGGCTACCAAGTCTGCATGTTCACAATAAAACTGCAGCAAAATAAAACTGAGAAATTGCAGCCATTCCCTTACATACagccaatttaaaataaaatgtcatttaaaaaaaaaaagttatatacaaCCTAGAAGGGCTAGGAATTGCCAAATCGGCAGATGGGAAACatctttaaattaattaattattatattagtaaGAAATTATTCCAGATAATTAAAACATTCAAACTGCATACAAATTCCCAcaacaaaatgttttagaaaatattccaatatcattttttaagaaTTCTGGACACTGAAGATGCTGTTCTCTTTGAAAGTTCACAAGTAAACAAAAGTGCCACTTGTTCGGGAACAAACAGCTCTTTTCAGTCGTTTCAGTGTGGGAAGCAGACCCAACTTTAGGATGTAGTtaatttaactttattaaacaagtATTTCTCAGCTATGAGTTAATAGGCTTTGAATGTGTGACACTCCACTCTATTTAACCTGACACGGAGTGAGTAAAGGCTCGGATCACTTTTACAAGGAAAAGGAAATAATACATACTGCCACCCACTGCAAACACGAATATACAAGCTATTACACTGCTTAAAACTCACTTTGTGGGATTGTTTTTGCATTTAGAATTTtatgaaaagtaaaataagttTCCTTCTATTCAAACGCTTCTGGTTCTTTATTTTGATTTCTAGTATCTtggtactaataataatataaagttgGGAATGCTGCTGGCAagtgggatctgaaaaaagaagccCAGCATCTATCAATGTGTCCTGGTATTAGAAAACAATCATGGTGCTAGCGCATGTTAATTAggccaaaaatgtaattttgatatgaaaaaaaaacacacatttgctAAGAATACCACCCGTTCTGTCTACGGGCTGTAGTCTAAAGTTTCTAATGAGGTTAATGATGCAAAGGCAATTGAGgaataaagatttaaaaaacacaaaatgtaaaatgatataGCTATTCCATATTGCCAGTCCATTAAGCTGAAAGTCCCACAAAGATATCGGTGAATGAGCTCATAGCGACTCATGACCTTATTCTCTTACCGGACAGTTAGAATGGCTATGAATGTAGCTGTTCAGTTCTTCGATGCGGTTTTCCATGTTGGTTTCGTCCTGGGATTTTTTGCTCAGAGCGTAAACATTTAATCCACAGTGGTGCTTCACACAAGAGTCTCCGACACGCTCAACATGAGAGGCTTCACACTCGAAGTCCTGCTGTCCAGCTTCCTCCCTAAAGAGACGAGGCATTGCAGAAAAGTTAGTTTACAGAATTCAGACTTtgctaggagaaaaaaaaagtaatcttttGTGCCGAGTTCGGGTAATTTATAAGCACCGTCAGGTATACCGACGGACTTAGGAGGACACATGGaaagtgtttaaaaaataactttctaaGATGTGCTTTTTGAAATAGTTTTGACATTATATACCATTTTTAGCCATTtgcatgtgttctagctctATTATTTTAGCTCAATGTACTAGACAAataccccgactccttatcaccCTGCCTGTGGTTAAATGATGGAATGGCCTCTTGCcaattaatgaaagtctatgaaggGAGAGACTAAACAGCCTAgagccataaagaatcagctcagtgtggagaTTGTgcagagaaagtcacccaaaatatcacaagacTGACACCAGAGGCAGCCTCCAGATCGGTCGATAAACaacatttattggaacaaaaggaGATAATGCCAGGCTTTTGCAATTTCTGATCTACATTACTACATATAGGGCTGGATTTCATGCTTAAGGGACTTCCTTTTTAAGCCATAACAGCATTTTGCCAAAGCCACGCtatttaaaataagaatacGTGATCAATAAACACACCTTGCTCTGCTTTTATACAAAACACAACCAGCTTATTTACAGGCCATGCAAAATGAAAGCATACTAACAAATGCACCATACGCATTGctgcaaaattattataattcatgtaaattattttgcaaGGATTTTTAAGCTCAATAgtgtttgttacattttttttttgttttttttttttttacttatcaaaaaaaaaaaaaaaaaaaaaggcactcaACCTCCACCACTCAATAGATTATAGTGTTGATGAAGGGGGAAATCGAGGAATCCCATTTCCATTAAACTTTGCATTATGTTGCTAGGGTACAGACGTTGAAACTGTGTCTATaggggttatatataaaaagaaagcctTGCATAAAGGTGTGCAATCACTAAGGAACCCGGCTGCGCATGCAGAAGCTTGAACCATAACTGCTATTCACCCCATTGAACTGGATATTTGTGGATAATAGCATAAAAGAATATCCCTTCTTCAGCTGTAGATGGGGTTCTCTCTGGAATCTATTTGAAAAGacattatgggaaatgtagtcctatAACAATGTAGTAACTGCACATTTATGTCTGTCCTGTTTGTATGGTATGTGTATTTCTCAGTTGATTAAAAGACTACTGTGTTggcttttttaacaaatgtacCTCCCAGCACGGCGTGTGTTAAATAAGTTTAATTTTCATGTTCCAGGAAAAAATGTTCATGTTCCTGCTTAATGGATCATACCAACTGGTTGCCATGGGGATAAGACTCCTTTCAACAGCTTCTCACAGAGTCTCTTTTTATCCTGCAAGGTGGCTTCGGCACCCAAAGATCAAACTGGAAATGATGCTGACAAACCAGAGACACTACCACAAAATCCCGGAAATGAAAGTCATACTTGTGAATTTTATTATGGGACAGTAAAGGTTAActgaaatcataaaaatgtgatatatgGATTACACACTGTGTTTTACGTGGCCTATGAAAACTGATGTGGCAATTACCCAACACCCAGATCACCATTAATTAAGTTACATAATCATCATTAAAGTGCTCAGAACAAACACTATATTTGCCGTCTCCCTAATGAGAATAATGAAAAGCACACGTGGATGAATGGCAGCTATTTGGGATAACACTTCCTCGTCACTGTCTGCTGTGAGGTCACGTTGCTATTTCTGTAAAGTTTAATCATACTGTTACAAGCTGAAAACGCACGGCACTTAAATCAGTATTTGGAAAAAGCAACACGAGTCCCTCCCTTAGCAACTATTCACCCTTCCCTCCCGTCGCCTAAACCAAACCGCCGAGCCATGGAAACGCCGACAACAACAACTGCAGGGCTTGGGATAAACTATTAGGCACGTGACATCATCTACATCACCAAAGATCAATGGTCCTTTCATGATCAgaagagaaaacattttaatcagcgatcaagaaatatttaaagatattttaaatcatttaggGGGTTTTCCCAAATTCAAAGATATTTTTCCCTAAAaagtgtttgggttttttttctttttttttaaacaaagagactgtaataattattatttcccaaTTTTCAATTCTAAAGGTTTGCCAGGGTAGGTGAGGCAGATCACCATGTGCGCTTCCCTGTGTCCCATAGACCCACACTCCTGTCAAAACATATCAATGTCCAGCTCCCACCCTCAGATAAGCATGGCTTCCATGAGAAACCCTGCTCTGTTTACTTAACTTCCAGATGCCCCCTGAGACAGTGGGAACGAGGGCCAGTTATAAGTACCAGCTCAATGCATCACCACACGCTTACCCCCTTGGTGGCCCGTTGGAAGCCAGATGCATATGCTAAGGTGCCAGGTTCAACAAAAGGGGGTGTTTAGGACTTTATACAccaatttatttaaagaattaaaaatcaGGCCGGAGGCAGTGATGTTTGGTGTACAGTTACCCAGTAAAATGTTTCAGGTATGcagctgaaatatatacaggtGACAACACAAAAAAGTTAGGTTGCTGAGAAGAACCACGTTCCTGATCCCGTGGAAGCATGCGTGGGTTAAGAAAGCTCATTTTTTATGATGGTTGCACACATGGACAGGGATGATAGAGAGGATTCTGGGAAAGATAGAGAGGACTTCACAGTCAAGCAATCA includes the following:
- the LOC128491453 gene encoding A-kinase anchor protein 13-like, whose amino-acid sequence is MKLNPQQAPLYGDSVLTVQLTEDKELEGGDAVFYLLFTGSTLNHLTSTRKVNAATLETVTPGHDCCERVKVSLCASRKGFSVVVAEDNFDFVQDEAYDSAQFLAANADNQQALIFARFLDRSRPSPGDVTVLDEKITLAFRHLHLPSDWNVLGGNPRIKDVQLQETLMHFAARLGLCRLSKFLLEQPGGRRALAVPNNEGATPLSLALERGFLKLHHLLTVEEAGQQDFECEASHVERVGDSCVKHHCGLNVYALSKKSQDETNMENRIEELNSYIHSHSNCPGNRVRAEQETALEQTTDLCHFHDGLQNCPVDKTLSPGKTVLSDAKNTDSPDLPLADAEKSKKEESFVELDNTMETVGEEVAVFSFESKNKDIEAKEEEVGSAPIVESENVSATSDYIQSLSSDLHTVESLLSGQNRNEETGMTSPGIVLDQEGLCERDSTSQEMITTEETASVNASAKEARNQASDLTNNSSANMGQAVSGYCTSAEEAQSYTESSDQETSETEPLLNLPTCSLNNSVDITDVSSDQEMSVHALQQCHTLDPEQRDPTTENGLVGLDTPNGIEGNNEKPLDNCLDILNKSIILINEPELPDVIM